Proteins from a genomic interval of Neodiprion lecontei isolate iyNeoLeco1 chromosome 2, iyNeoLeco1.1, whole genome shotgun sequence:
- the LOC107223334 gene encoding rabphilin-3A isoform X6 → MKQGPHCQSKDIIVVKLLRTGWSVKTGSLDYRSDYPSGPQVTLTEEERCTIIEVIRRAEALDLSEQERVGRLVDRLENMKRNCVSAGNLSGSADTSHSRYSCALCGEKFTVLGAGPAICKDCRKHICQKCGIEATMVSCGSQIGFAQNSQRPRLFLCRICSETREMWKKSGAWFFKGLPKYVLPDKKLERGRPRRTSRASSWAVVNNLRSLESLEPDSSSDEDAGRRLAMSRSLGTHEASSPTPTLAEEKNNRSSTPVFGPRGDAYSRQNSGNAGDYSNGLRSASATDVGQSQFSSTASVQPLPSPRGSGHGMQGRNSGQGFQSQFMNEHRQTSSDQLNSNQVHSFRKDSIESSSSQGLMMLDQNQSHSLLHYHEMDPEILVVNNEGPINNQNHSEALQQIVRGLTAAAGDGYGTLEVSLLYDPAAQYLQCRVQRARGLRPMDIHGLTDSFCKLNILPIAIGSPSQRLRTKTVHKTRDPEYNEMVTFYGITETDMKNGRALHILVLQDDRAGKDFLGEAKLPLCQLQPYRMIHYNVYLENHCQVEHEEEVWGEDLSPRGQILVTLSYSTRRRALLVNILRAANLPAMDSNGFSDPFVKLYLIKRPEDNSQQTSGSFSNVQYNKKKESRKPTSAIYNTGIKWKTLNPEWNEEFAFETRLTDLTSQMLCLSVWDKDLGKSNDYLGGLILSCSSKGERLRHWIDAIKFPDHRHQAWHSLQEDPIPTE, encoded by the exons atgaaacaaGGCCCTCACTGTCAGTCGAAAGATATAATTGTCGTTAAATT ATTGCGTACCGGATGGTCTGTGAAGACAGGGTCACTGGATTACAGAAGCGACTATCCTTCCGGGCCACAAGTTACCCTTACGGAGGAGGAACGCTGCACCATTATAGAG GTTATTCGTAGAGCGGAAGCGCTGGATTTATCGGAACAGGAGCGAGTGGGAAGATTGGTCGACAGGCTGGAGAACATGAAGCGTAATTGCGTGAGTGCCGGAAACTTGTCTGGAAGTGCAGACACCTCGCACAGTCGATATTCTTGCGCATTATGCGGCGAGAAATTCACTGTTCTTGGAGCTGGTCCGGCGATCTGCAAGGATTGTCGCAAGCACATTTGCCAGAAATGTGGTATTGAAGCAACGATGGTGTCGTGCGGATCACAGATTGGCTTTGCGCAAAATTCCCAACGACCCAGGCTATTCCTCTGCCGAATCTGCTCGGAAACCAGagaaatgtggaaaaaaagtGGCGCCTGGTTTTTCAAAGGACTTCCGAAATACGTTCTACCCGATAAGAAactc GAGCGTGGCAGACCGAGACGCACCTCGAGAGCATCGTCGTGGGCTGTTGTCAACAACCTGAGGTCCCTGGAGTCTCTGGAGCCAGATTCATCTTCTGACGAAGACGCGGGTCGTCGCTTGGCGATGAGCCGTTCGCTAGGAACTCACGAGGCTTCATCGCCAACGCCAACTTTGGCTGAGGAGAAGAACAATCGATCCTCGACGCCAGTTTTTGGGCCAAGAGGCGACGCCTACAGTCGGCAAAATTCCGGAAACGCGGGGGATTACAGTAACGGCCTTAGATCGGCTTCTGCTACCGATGTCGGTCAGAGTCAATTTTCCTCCACTGCATCTGTGCAACCGCTTCCCTCGCCACGAGGTTCAGGTCATGGAATGCAAGGCCGGAACTCTGGGCAAGGATTTCAGTCCCAGTTTATgaacgagcatcgtcagacgTCCTCGGACCAACTTAACAGCAATCAGGTACACAGCTTCAG GAAAGACTCCATAGAGTCGAGCAGCAGCCAGGGGCTCATGATGTTGGATCAAAATCAGAGTCACAGTCTACTCCACTATCACGAAATGGATCCGGAGATCCTGGTCGTGAACAACGAGGGTCCGATCAACAATCAGAACCATTCCGAGGCTCTGCAGCAAATAGTACGGGGACTAACTG CGGCAGCGGGGGATGGATACGGGACACTGGAAGTCTCATTGCTATACGACCCCGCGGCACAGTACCTCCAGTGCAGAGTGCAGCGTGCGCGAGGCCTCCGTCCCATGGACATCCACGGTCTGACAGATTCGTTCTGCAAGCTAAACATCCTCCCAATTGCGATCGGGAGCCCGTCCCAGCGACTCAGGACAAAAACTGTTCACAAGACCCGGGATCCGGAGTACAACGAGATGGTAACATTCTACGGCATCACGGAGACAGAC atgaaaaatggCAGAGCACTCCACATATTGGTACTTCAAGACGACCGAGCGGGCAAGGATTTCCTAGGAGAAGCCAAGCTGCCGCTCTGTCAGCTTCAACCGTATCGAATGATCCACTACAATGTTTATCTGGAGAATCACTGCCAG GTGGAGCACGAAGAGGAAGTTTGGGGCGAGGATCTGAGTCCAAGGGGTCAAATTCTGGTAACCCTGAGCTACAGCACTCGCCGACGCGCCCTCTTGGTCAACATTTTGCGCGCTGCGAATCTGCCGGCAATGGACAGCAACGGGTTCTCTGACCCCTTCGTGAAGCTGTACCTGATAAAGCGGCCGGAAGACAACTCGCAGCAAACGAGCGGGTCCTTCTCCAACGTCCAGTACAACAAAAAGAAGGAATCTCGAAAACCAACTTCCGCAATTTACAATACAGGAATCAAGTGGAAGACCCTAAACCCAGAGTGGAACGAAGAGTTCGCTTTCGAGACACGGCTCACGGATCTCACCAGTCAGATGTTGTGTCTCTCCGTTTGGGACAAGGACCTCGGAAAGAGCAACGATTACCTGG GAGGTCTCATACTGAGCTGCAGCAGCAAAGGAGAGCGTCTGAGACATTGGATAGACGCAATCAAATTCCCGGACCATCGCCATCAAGCATGGCACAGTCTGCAAGAGGATCCCATCCCAACAGAATGA
- the LOC107223334 gene encoding rabphilin-3A isoform X9 — translation MKRNCVSAGNLSGSADTSHSRYSCALCGEKFTVLGAGPAICKDCRKHICQKCGIEATMVSCGSQIGFAQNSQRPRLFLCRICSETREMWKKSGAWFFKGLPKYVLPDKKLERGRPRRTSRASSWAVVNNLRSLESLEPDSSSDEDAGRRLAMSRSLGTHEASSPTPTLAEEKNNRSSTPVFGPRGDAYSRQNSGNAGDYSNGLRSASATDVGQSQFSSTASVQPLPSPRGSGHGMQGRNSGQGFQSQFMNEHRQTSSDQLNSNQVHSFRKDSIESSSSQGLMMLDQNQSHSLLHYHEMDPEILVVNNEGPINNQNHSEALQQIVRGLTAAAGDGYGTLEVSLLYDPAAQYLQCRVQRARGLRPMDIHGLTDSFCKLNILPIAIGSPSQRLRTKTVHKTRDPEYNEMVTFYGITETDMKNGRALHILVLQDDRAGKDFLGEAKLPLCQLQPYRMIHYNVYLENHCQVEHEEEVWGEDLSPRGQILVTLSYSTRRRALLVNILRAANLPAMDSNGFSDPFVKLYLIKRPEDNSQQTSGSFSNVQYNKKKESRKPTSAIYNTGIKWKTLNPEWNEEFAFETRLTDLTSQMLCLSVWDKDLGKSNDYLGGLILSCSSKGERLRHWIDAIKFPDHRHQAWHSLQEDPIPTE, via the exons ATGAAGCGTAATTGCGTGAGTGCCGGAAACTTGTCTGGAAGTGCAGACACCTCGCACAGTCGATATTCTTGCGCATTATGCGGCGAGAAATTCACTGTTCTTGGAGCTGGTCCGGCGATCTGCAAGGATTGTCGCAAGCACATTTGCCAGAAATGTGGTATTGAAGCAACGATGGTGTCGTGCGGATCACAGATTGGCTTTGCGCAAAATTCCCAACGACCCAGGCTATTCCTCTGCCGAATCTGCTCGGAAACCAGagaaatgtggaaaaaaagtGGCGCCTGGTTTTTCAAAGGACTTCCGAAATACGTTCTACCCGATAAGAAactc GAGCGTGGCAGACCGAGACGCACCTCGAGAGCATCGTCGTGGGCTGTTGTCAACAACCTGAGGTCCCTGGAGTCTCTGGAGCCAGATTCATCTTCTGACGAAGACGCGGGTCGTCGCTTGGCGATGAGCCGTTCGCTAGGAACTCACGAGGCTTCATCGCCAACGCCAACTTTGGCTGAGGAGAAGAACAATCGATCCTCGACGCCAGTTTTTGGGCCAAGAGGCGACGCCTACAGTCGGCAAAATTCCGGAAACGCGGGGGATTACAGTAACGGCCTTAGATCGGCTTCTGCTACCGATGTCGGTCAGAGTCAATTTTCCTCCACTGCATCTGTGCAACCGCTTCCCTCGCCACGAGGTTCAGGTCATGGAATGCAAGGCCGGAACTCTGGGCAAGGATTTCAGTCCCAGTTTATgaacgagcatcgtcagacgTCCTCGGACCAACTTAACAGCAATCAGGTACACAGCTTCAG GAAAGACTCCATAGAGTCGAGCAGCAGCCAGGGGCTCATGATGTTGGATCAAAATCAGAGTCACAGTCTACTCCACTATCACGAAATGGATCCGGAGATCCTGGTCGTGAACAACGAGGGTCCGATCAACAATCAGAACCATTCCGAGGCTCTGCAGCAAATAGTACGGGGACTAACTG CGGCAGCGGGGGATGGATACGGGACACTGGAAGTCTCATTGCTATACGACCCCGCGGCACAGTACCTCCAGTGCAGAGTGCAGCGTGCGCGAGGCCTCCGTCCCATGGACATCCACGGTCTGACAGATTCGTTCTGCAAGCTAAACATCCTCCCAATTGCGATCGGGAGCCCGTCCCAGCGACTCAGGACAAAAACTGTTCACAAGACCCGGGATCCGGAGTACAACGAGATGGTAACATTCTACGGCATCACGGAGACAGAC atgaaaaatggCAGAGCACTCCACATATTGGTACTTCAAGACGACCGAGCGGGCAAGGATTTCCTAGGAGAAGCCAAGCTGCCGCTCTGTCAGCTTCAACCGTATCGAATGATCCACTACAATGTTTATCTGGAGAATCACTGCCAG GTGGAGCACGAAGAGGAAGTTTGGGGCGAGGATCTGAGTCCAAGGGGTCAAATTCTGGTAACCCTGAGCTACAGCACTCGCCGACGCGCCCTCTTGGTCAACATTTTGCGCGCTGCGAATCTGCCGGCAATGGACAGCAACGGGTTCTCTGACCCCTTCGTGAAGCTGTACCTGATAAAGCGGCCGGAAGACAACTCGCAGCAAACGAGCGGGTCCTTCTCCAACGTCCAGTACAACAAAAAGAAGGAATCTCGAAAACCAACTTCCGCAATTTACAATACAGGAATCAAGTGGAAGACCCTAAACCCAGAGTGGAACGAAGAGTTCGCTTTCGAGACACGGCTCACGGATCTCACCAGTCAGATGTTGTGTCTCTCCGTTTGGGACAAGGACCTCGGAAAGAGCAACGATTACCTGG GAGGTCTCATACTGAGCTGCAGCAGCAAAGGAGAGCGTCTGAGACATTGGATAGACGCAATCAAATTCCCGGACCATCGCCATCAAGCATGGCACAGTCTGCAAGAGGATCCCATCCCAACAGAATGA
- the LOC107223334 gene encoding rabphilin-3A isoform X5 — protein MVDLGDTGSRGGRWVCPNDRHLALRAKLRTGWSVKTGSLDYRSDYPSGPQVTLTEEERCTIIEVIRRAEALDLSEQERVGRLVDRLENMKRNCVSAGNLSGSADTSHSRYSCALCGEKFTVLGAGPAICKDCRKHICQKCGIEATMVSCGSQIGFAQNSQRPRLFLCRICSETREMWKKSGAWFFKGLPKYVLPDKKLERGRPRRTSRASSWAVVNNLRSLESLEPDSSSDEDAGRRLAMSRSLGTHEASSPTPTLAEEKNNRSSTPVFGPRGDAYSRQNSGNAGDYSNGLRSASATDVGQSQFSSTASVQPLPSPRGSGHGMQGRNSGQGFQSQFMNEHRQTSSDQLNSNQVHSFRKDSIESSSSQGLMMLDQNQSHSLLHYHEMDPEILVVNNEGPINNQNHSEALQQIVRGLTAAAGDGYGTLEVSLLYDPAAQYLQCRVQRARGLRPMDIHGLTDSFCKLNILPIAIGSPSQRLRTKTVHKTRDPEYNEMVTFYGITETDMKNGRALHILVLQDDRAGKDFLGEAKLPLCQLQPYRMIHYNVYLENHCQVEHEEEVWGEDLSPRGQILVTLSYSTRRRALLVNILRAANLPAMDSNGFSDPFVKLYLIKRPEDNSQQTSGSFSNVQYNKKKESRKPTSAIYNTGIKWKTLNPEWNEEFAFETRLTDLTSQMLCLSVWDKDLGKSNDYLGGLILSCSSKGERLRHWIDAIKFPDHRHQAWHSLQEDPIPTE, from the exons ATGGTTGATCTCGGGGATACTGGAAGCAGGGGTGGCAGATGGGTTTGTCCAAACGACAGGCATCTTGCCCTAAGAGCAAA ATTGCGTACCGGATGGTCTGTGAAGACAGGGTCACTGGATTACAGAAGCGACTATCCTTCCGGGCCACAAGTTACCCTTACGGAGGAGGAACGCTGCACCATTATAGAG GTTATTCGTAGAGCGGAAGCGCTGGATTTATCGGAACAGGAGCGAGTGGGAAGATTGGTCGACAGGCTGGAGAACATGAAGCGTAATTGCGTGAGTGCCGGAAACTTGTCTGGAAGTGCAGACACCTCGCACAGTCGATATTCTTGCGCATTATGCGGCGAGAAATTCACTGTTCTTGGAGCTGGTCCGGCGATCTGCAAGGATTGTCGCAAGCACATTTGCCAGAAATGTGGTATTGAAGCAACGATGGTGTCGTGCGGATCACAGATTGGCTTTGCGCAAAATTCCCAACGACCCAGGCTATTCCTCTGCCGAATCTGCTCGGAAACCAGagaaatgtggaaaaaaagtGGCGCCTGGTTTTTCAAAGGACTTCCGAAATACGTTCTACCCGATAAGAAactc GAGCGTGGCAGACCGAGACGCACCTCGAGAGCATCGTCGTGGGCTGTTGTCAACAACCTGAGGTCCCTGGAGTCTCTGGAGCCAGATTCATCTTCTGACGAAGACGCGGGTCGTCGCTTGGCGATGAGCCGTTCGCTAGGAACTCACGAGGCTTCATCGCCAACGCCAACTTTGGCTGAGGAGAAGAACAATCGATCCTCGACGCCAGTTTTTGGGCCAAGAGGCGACGCCTACAGTCGGCAAAATTCCGGAAACGCGGGGGATTACAGTAACGGCCTTAGATCGGCTTCTGCTACCGATGTCGGTCAGAGTCAATTTTCCTCCACTGCATCTGTGCAACCGCTTCCCTCGCCACGAGGTTCAGGTCATGGAATGCAAGGCCGGAACTCTGGGCAAGGATTTCAGTCCCAGTTTATgaacgagcatcgtcagacgTCCTCGGACCAACTTAACAGCAATCAGGTACACAGCTTCAG GAAAGACTCCATAGAGTCGAGCAGCAGCCAGGGGCTCATGATGTTGGATCAAAATCAGAGTCACAGTCTACTCCACTATCACGAAATGGATCCGGAGATCCTGGTCGTGAACAACGAGGGTCCGATCAACAATCAGAACCATTCCGAGGCTCTGCAGCAAATAGTACGGGGACTAACTG CGGCAGCGGGGGATGGATACGGGACACTGGAAGTCTCATTGCTATACGACCCCGCGGCACAGTACCTCCAGTGCAGAGTGCAGCGTGCGCGAGGCCTCCGTCCCATGGACATCCACGGTCTGACAGATTCGTTCTGCAAGCTAAACATCCTCCCAATTGCGATCGGGAGCCCGTCCCAGCGACTCAGGACAAAAACTGTTCACAAGACCCGGGATCCGGAGTACAACGAGATGGTAACATTCTACGGCATCACGGAGACAGAC atgaaaaatggCAGAGCACTCCACATATTGGTACTTCAAGACGACCGAGCGGGCAAGGATTTCCTAGGAGAAGCCAAGCTGCCGCTCTGTCAGCTTCAACCGTATCGAATGATCCACTACAATGTTTATCTGGAGAATCACTGCCAG GTGGAGCACGAAGAGGAAGTTTGGGGCGAGGATCTGAGTCCAAGGGGTCAAATTCTGGTAACCCTGAGCTACAGCACTCGCCGACGCGCCCTCTTGGTCAACATTTTGCGCGCTGCGAATCTGCCGGCAATGGACAGCAACGGGTTCTCTGACCCCTTCGTGAAGCTGTACCTGATAAAGCGGCCGGAAGACAACTCGCAGCAAACGAGCGGGTCCTTCTCCAACGTCCAGTACAACAAAAAGAAGGAATCTCGAAAACCAACTTCCGCAATTTACAATACAGGAATCAAGTGGAAGACCCTAAACCCAGAGTGGAACGAAGAGTTCGCTTTCGAGACACGGCTCACGGATCTCACCAGTCAGATGTTGTGTCTCTCCGTTTGGGACAAGGACCTCGGAAAGAGCAACGATTACCTGG GAGGTCTCATACTGAGCTGCAGCAGCAAAGGAGAGCGTCTGAGACATTGGATAGACGCAATCAAATTCCCGGACCATCGCCATCAAGCATGGCACAGTCTGCAAGAGGATCCCATCCCAACAGAATGA
- the LOC107223334 gene encoding rabphilin-3A isoform X4 — translation MGLSKRQASCPKSKIAYRMVCEDRVTGLQKRLSFRATSYPYGGGTLHHYRDFVSNTCHQQKSINPETVIRRAEALDLSEQERVGRLVDRLENMKRNCVSAGNLSGSADTSHSRYSCALCGEKFTVLGAGPAICKDCRKHICQKCGIEATMVSCGSQIGFAQNSQRPRLFLCRICSETREMWKKSGAWFFKGLPKYVLPDKKLERGRPRRTSRASSWAVVNNLRSLESLEPDSSSDEDAGRRLAMSRSLGTHEASSPTPTLAEEKNNRSSTPVFGPRGDAYSRQNSGNAGDYSNGLRSASATDVGQSQFSSTASVQPLPSPRGSGHGMQGRNSGQGFQSQFMNEHRQTSSDQLNSNQVHSFRKDSIESSSSQGLMMLDQNQSHSLLHYHEMDPEILVVNNEGPINNQNHSEALQQIVRGLTAAAGDGYGTLEVSLLYDPAAQYLQCRVQRARGLRPMDIHGLTDSFCKLNILPIAIGSPSQRLRTKTVHKTRDPEYNEMVTFYGITETDMKNGRALHILVLQDDRAGKDFLGEAKLPLCQLQPYRMIHYNVYLENHCQVEHEEEVWGEDLSPRGQILVTLSYSTRRRALLVNILRAANLPAMDSNGFSDPFVKLYLIKRPEDNSQQTSGSFSNVQYNKKKESRKPTSAIYNTGIKWKTLNPEWNEEFAFETRLTDLTSQMLCLSVWDKDLGKSNDYLGGLILSCSSKGERLRHWIDAIKFPDHRHQAWHSLQEDPIPTE, via the exons ATGGGTTTGTCCAAACGACAGGCATCTTGCCCTAAGAGCAAA ATTGCGTACCGGATGGTCTGTGAAGACAGGGTCACTGGATTACAGAAGCGACTATCCTTCCGGGCCACAAGTTACCCTTACGGAGGAGGAACGCTGCACCATTATAGAG ATTTTGTCAGTAACACGTGTCACCAACAAAAGTCGATTAACCCCGAAACG GTTATTCGTAGAGCGGAAGCGCTGGATTTATCGGAACAGGAGCGAGTGGGAAGATTGGTCGACAGGCTGGAGAACATGAAGCGTAATTGCGTGAGTGCCGGAAACTTGTCTGGAAGTGCAGACACCTCGCACAGTCGATATTCTTGCGCATTATGCGGCGAGAAATTCACTGTTCTTGGAGCTGGTCCGGCGATCTGCAAGGATTGTCGCAAGCACATTTGCCAGAAATGTGGTATTGAAGCAACGATGGTGTCGTGCGGATCACAGATTGGCTTTGCGCAAAATTCCCAACGACCCAGGCTATTCCTCTGCCGAATCTGCTCGGAAACCAGagaaatgtggaaaaaaagtGGCGCCTGGTTTTTCAAAGGACTTCCGAAATACGTTCTACCCGATAAGAAactc GAGCGTGGCAGACCGAGACGCACCTCGAGAGCATCGTCGTGGGCTGTTGTCAACAACCTGAGGTCCCTGGAGTCTCTGGAGCCAGATTCATCTTCTGACGAAGACGCGGGTCGTCGCTTGGCGATGAGCCGTTCGCTAGGAACTCACGAGGCTTCATCGCCAACGCCAACTTTGGCTGAGGAGAAGAACAATCGATCCTCGACGCCAGTTTTTGGGCCAAGAGGCGACGCCTACAGTCGGCAAAATTCCGGAAACGCGGGGGATTACAGTAACGGCCTTAGATCGGCTTCTGCTACCGATGTCGGTCAGAGTCAATTTTCCTCCACTGCATCTGTGCAACCGCTTCCCTCGCCACGAGGTTCAGGTCATGGAATGCAAGGCCGGAACTCTGGGCAAGGATTTCAGTCCCAGTTTATgaacgagcatcgtcagacgTCCTCGGACCAACTTAACAGCAATCAGGTACACAGCTTCAG GAAAGACTCCATAGAGTCGAGCAGCAGCCAGGGGCTCATGATGTTGGATCAAAATCAGAGTCACAGTCTACTCCACTATCACGAAATGGATCCGGAGATCCTGGTCGTGAACAACGAGGGTCCGATCAACAATCAGAACCATTCCGAGGCTCTGCAGCAAATAGTACGGGGACTAACTG CGGCAGCGGGGGATGGATACGGGACACTGGAAGTCTCATTGCTATACGACCCCGCGGCACAGTACCTCCAGTGCAGAGTGCAGCGTGCGCGAGGCCTCCGTCCCATGGACATCCACGGTCTGACAGATTCGTTCTGCAAGCTAAACATCCTCCCAATTGCGATCGGGAGCCCGTCCCAGCGACTCAGGACAAAAACTGTTCACAAGACCCGGGATCCGGAGTACAACGAGATGGTAACATTCTACGGCATCACGGAGACAGAC atgaaaaatggCAGAGCACTCCACATATTGGTACTTCAAGACGACCGAGCGGGCAAGGATTTCCTAGGAGAAGCCAAGCTGCCGCTCTGTCAGCTTCAACCGTATCGAATGATCCACTACAATGTTTATCTGGAGAATCACTGCCAG GTGGAGCACGAAGAGGAAGTTTGGGGCGAGGATCTGAGTCCAAGGGGTCAAATTCTGGTAACCCTGAGCTACAGCACTCGCCGACGCGCCCTCTTGGTCAACATTTTGCGCGCTGCGAATCTGCCGGCAATGGACAGCAACGGGTTCTCTGACCCCTTCGTGAAGCTGTACCTGATAAAGCGGCCGGAAGACAACTCGCAGCAAACGAGCGGGTCCTTCTCCAACGTCCAGTACAACAAAAAGAAGGAATCTCGAAAACCAACTTCCGCAATTTACAATACAGGAATCAAGTGGAAGACCCTAAACCCAGAGTGGAACGAAGAGTTCGCTTTCGAGACACGGCTCACGGATCTCACCAGTCAGATGTTGTGTCTCTCCGTTTGGGACAAGGACCTCGGAAAGAGCAACGATTACCTGG GAGGTCTCATACTGAGCTGCAGCAGCAAAGGAGAGCGTCTGAGACATTGGATAGACGCAATCAAATTCCCGGACCATCGCCATCAAGCATGGCACAGTCTGCAAGAGGATCCCATCCCAACAGAATGA
- the LOC107223334 gene encoding uncharacterized protein LOC107223334 isoform X10 yields the protein MGLSKRQASCPKSKIAYRMVCEDRVTGLQKRLSFRATSYPYGGGTLHHYRASFADFVSNTCHQQKSINPETVIRRAEALDLSEQERVGRLVDRLENMKRNCVSAGNLSGSADTSHSRYSCALCGEKFTVLGAGPAICKDCRKHICQKCGIEATMVSCGSQIGFAQNSQRPRLFLCRICSETREMWKKSGAWFFKGLPKYVLPDKKLERGRPRRTSRASSWAVVNNLRSLESLEPDSSSDEDAGRRLAMSRSLGTHEASSPTPTLAEEKNNRSSTPVFGPRGDAYSRQNSGNAGDYSNGLRSASATDVGQSQFSSTASVQPLPSPRGSGHGMQGRNSGQGFQSQFMNEHRQTSSDQLNSNQVHSFRKDSIESSSSQGLMMLDQNQSHSLLHYHEMDPEILVVNNEGPINNQNHSEALQQIVRGLTGCDYSGSGGWIRDTGSLIAIRPRGTVPPVQSAACARPPSHGHPRSDRFVLQAKHPPNCDREPVPATQDKNCSQDPGSGVQRDGNILRHHGDRHEKWQSTPHIGTSRRPSGQGFPRRSQAAALSASTVSNDPLQCLSGESLPGGARRGSLGRGSESKGSNSGNPELQHSPTRPLGQHFARCESAGNGQQRVL from the exons ATGGGTTTGTCCAAACGACAGGCATCTTGCCCTAAGAGCAAA ATTGCGTACCGGATGGTCTGTGAAGACAGGGTCACTGGATTACAGAAGCGACTATCCTTCCGGGCCACAAGTTACCCTTACGGAGGAGGAACGCTGCACCATTATAGAG CTTCATTTGCAGATTTTGTCAGTAACACGTGTCACCAACAAAAGTCGATTAACCCCGAAACG GTTATTCGTAGAGCGGAAGCGCTGGATTTATCGGAACAGGAGCGAGTGGGAAGATTGGTCGACAGGCTGGAGAACATGAAGCGTAATTGCGTGAGTGCCGGAAACTTGTCTGGAAGTGCAGACACCTCGCACAGTCGATATTCTTGCGCATTATGCGGCGAGAAATTCACTGTTCTTGGAGCTGGTCCGGCGATCTGCAAGGATTGTCGCAAGCACATTTGCCAGAAATGTGGTATTGAAGCAACGATGGTGTCGTGCGGATCACAGATTGGCTTTGCGCAAAATTCCCAACGACCCAGGCTATTCCTCTGCCGAATCTGCTCGGAAACCAGagaaatgtggaaaaaaagtGGCGCCTGGTTTTTCAAAGGACTTCCGAAATACGTTCTACCCGATAAGAAactc GAGCGTGGCAGACCGAGACGCACCTCGAGAGCATCGTCGTGGGCTGTTGTCAACAACCTGAGGTCCCTGGAGTCTCTGGAGCCAGATTCATCTTCTGACGAAGACGCGGGTCGTCGCTTGGCGATGAGCCGTTCGCTAGGAACTCACGAGGCTTCATCGCCAACGCCAACTTTGGCTGAGGAGAAGAACAATCGATCCTCGACGCCAGTTTTTGGGCCAAGAGGCGACGCCTACAGTCGGCAAAATTCCGGAAACGCGGGGGATTACAGTAACGGCCTTAGATCGGCTTCTGCTACCGATGTCGGTCAGAGTCAATTTTCCTCCACTGCATCTGTGCAACCGCTTCCCTCGCCACGAGGTTCAGGTCATGGAATGCAAGGCCGGAACTCTGGGCAAGGATTTCAGTCCCAGTTTATgaacgagcatcgtcagacgTCCTCGGACCAACTTAACAGCAATCAGGTACACAGCTTCAG GAAAGACTCCATAGAGTCGAGCAGCAGCCAGGGGCTCATGATGTTGGATCAAAATCAGAGTCACAGTCTACTCCACTATCACGAAATGGATCCGGAGATCCTGGTCGTGAACAACGAGGGTCCGATCAACAATCAGAACCATTCCGAGGCTCTGCAGCAAATAGTACGGGGACTAACTG GCTGTGATTACAGCGGCAGCGGGGGATGGATACGGGACACTGGAAGTCTCATTGCTATACGACCCCGCGGCACAGTACCTCCAGTGCAGAGTGCAGCGTGCGCGAGGCCTCCGTCCCATGGACATCCACGGTCTGACAGATTCGTTCTGCAAGCTAAACATCCTCCCAATTGCGATCGGGAGCCCGTCCCAGCGACTCAGGACAAAAACTGTTCACAAGACCCGGGATCCGGAGTACAACGAGATGGTAACATTCTACGGCATCACGGAGACAGAC atgaaaaatggCAGAGCACTCCACATATTGGTACTTCAAGACGACCGAGCGGGCAAGGATTTCCTAGGAGAAGCCAAGCTGCCGCTCTGTCAGCTTCAACCGTATCGAATGATCCACTACAATGTTTATCTGGAGAATCACTGCCAG GTGGAGCACGAAGAGGAAGTTTGGGGCGAGGATCTGAGTCCAAGGGGTCAAATTCTGGTAACCCTGAGCTACAGCACTCGCCGACGCGCCCTCTTGGTCAACATTTTGCGCGCTGCGAATCTGCCGGCAATGGACAGCAACGGGTTCTCTGA